A stretch of the Streptomyces sp. WMMB303 genome encodes the following:
- a CDS encoding peptidase, whose product MRALRPGRPAPPVPRRAAATAGLLASALLLPAAGAQASSPARAAEPAAAQQPKAPANAAATWMAGQLTDGSNASGDHGLTADIVLALAATGTGGRTADRATDWLAARSTDYIDRGTAGRVFAGGTAKLALTAAVQGRDPRNFGGHDLVRLLLGRMQDNGRFTDDLPSGDGSNQFTQSLAVLALDRTGDLPAKAVDFLAASRCADGGYPLTFKSDPAKCRSHTDSTGLAVQALLGAGRTAAAKPALDWLEKQQLDNGGFRDNGFGTPPPNSNSTALDVQALTAGGRVEAAGRGVNWLRSMQVGCAAPPEDQGAVGYSEPKADGMALRSTAQVVPALAGRSLADVDGKGAADELVPVTCGPGGGTRGPGGSPGGSDGDSDGDGGDDGDGGTGSGPGNGADGGQQPGGDDPTAGGATGGSSTGGGAEPAGASGAIGGKGALASSGTSGALPLTGAAAALLLAGTGSVVAARRRRHAPRGGR is encoded by the coding sequence ATGAGAGCCCTACGCCCGGGCCGTCCCGCCCCTCCGGTCCCCCGGCGCGCTGCTGCCACCGCCGGTCTGCTGGCTTCAGCACTGCTGCTGCCCGCCGCGGGTGCGCAGGCATCCTCCCCGGCACGGGCCGCCGAACCCGCGGCGGCACAGCAGCCGAAGGCACCGGCGAACGCGGCGGCCACCTGGATGGCCGGACAACTTACGGACGGCAGCAACGCCTCCGGCGACCACGGGTTGACCGCCGACATCGTCCTGGCCCTCGCCGCCACCGGGACGGGGGGCCGGACCGCGGACCGGGCCACCGACTGGCTCGCGGCCCGGTCCACCGACTACATCGACCGCGGCACCGCGGGCCGTGTGTTCGCCGGCGGCACCGCCAAGCTCGCGCTCACCGCAGCCGTCCAAGGGCGCGATCCGAGGAACTTCGGCGGACACGACCTCGTGCGGCTCCTGCTCGGACGGATGCAGGACAATGGACGCTTCACCGACGACCTGCCCTCCGGGGACGGCTCCAACCAGTTCACCCAGTCGCTGGCCGTTCTCGCGCTCGACCGGACCGGGGACCTGCCCGCGAAGGCGGTCGACTTCCTGGCCGCCTCACGTTGCGCCGACGGCGGATATCCGCTCACGTTCAAGTCGGACCCCGCCAAGTGCAGGTCGCACACCGACAGCACGGGCCTGGCGGTGCAGGCGCTGCTCGGCGCCGGGCGCACCGCGGCCGCGAAACCCGCTCTGGACTGGCTGGAGAAGCAACAGCTGGACAACGGCGGCTTCCGGGACAACGGCTTCGGTACTCCGCCCCCGAATTCCAACTCCACCGCCCTCGACGTGCAGGCGCTTACCGCGGGCGGCCGCGTGGAGGCGGCCGGCAGGGGAGTCAACTGGCTGCGCAGCATGCAGGTCGGCTGCGCGGCCCCGCCCGAGGACCAGGGTGCTGTCGGCTACAGCGAACCCAAGGCCGACGGTATGGCCCTGCGTTCGACCGCGCAGGTCGTACCGGCCCTCGCGGGCAGGTCTCTTGCCGATGTCGACGGCAAAGGGGCGGCGGACGAACTGGTTCCGGTCACCTGCGGCCCCGGTGGGGGCACCAGGGGCCCGGGCGGCAGCCCGGGAGGCTCGGACGGCGACAGCGACGGCGACGGTGGTGACGATGGTGACGGCGGCACCGGATCGGGTCCCGGGAACGGCGCCGACGGCGGCCAGCAGCCGGGCGGCGACGATCCGACCGCCGGGGGCGCCACCGGAGGCAGCAGCACAGGCGGCGGTGCGGAGCCGGCAGGCGCGTCCGGAGCAATCGGCGGCAAAGGTGCGCTGGCGAGTTCCGGCACCTCCGGCGCCCTGCCGCTCACCGGTGCGGCCGCCGCACTGCTGCTGGCGGGGACCGGCAGTGTCGTAGCCGCCCGGCGCCGACGACACGCCCCTCGCGGCGGCCGTTGA
- a CDS encoding ECF transporter S component, translating to MTDTWPHSRPRAGAGPAHREQRGRPGGGTYGRLPLRGGRHVLPRSSAGSGAQPGAGPAPVVRVGLRTALVLLLVSLAGLAMFCWPLLMPPTARSVGHSADAPLLFVLIMPMLLAVVLAEMSSGGIDPKALAMLGVLCALNAGLRPLGAGTAGIETVFFLLVLAGRVFGPGFGFVLGSLSLFASALLTAGVGPWLPFQMLASGWIGLGAGLLPRRISGRAEIAMLAVYGVLVAYVFGFLMNMWFWPFTAGADTQLSFQAGAPVLENLHRFAVFTLVTSTFGWDTGRALTNLAAILLTGPAVLAVLRRAAHRAAFDAPVVFGASTGRAPAPPPEPAGGHTAADTEGDSV from the coding sequence TTGACCGATACCTGGCCGCACTCCCGCCCTCGGGCCGGTGCCGGTCCGGCGCACCGGGAGCAGCGCGGGCGGCCGGGCGGCGGCACGTACGGACGGCTGCCGCTCCGCGGGGGGCGGCACGTCCTGCCCCGCAGCAGCGCCGGATCCGGGGCACAGCCGGGTGCCGGCCCGGCGCCTGTGGTGCGGGTGGGGCTGCGGACGGCCCTGGTGCTGCTGCTGGTTTCGCTGGCGGGGTTGGCAATGTTCTGCTGGCCGCTGCTGATGCCGCCGACGGCCCGGTCCGTCGGCCACTCGGCGGATGCGCCGCTGCTGTTCGTCCTGATCATGCCGATGCTGCTGGCGGTGGTCCTGGCCGAGATGTCCTCCGGCGGGATCGATCCCAAGGCGCTGGCGATGCTCGGTGTGCTGTGCGCGCTCAACGCGGGGCTGCGTCCGCTGGGGGCGGGGACGGCCGGGATAGAGACCGTCTTCTTCCTCCTCGTCCTGGCCGGGCGGGTGTTCGGACCGGGCTTCGGTTTCGTGCTCGGCAGCCTCTCGCTGTTCGCCTCGGCGCTGCTGACCGCGGGCGTCGGGCCGTGGCTGCCGTTCCAGATGCTCGCCTCCGGCTGGATCGGTCTCGGGGCCGGGCTGCTGCCCCGGCGGATCTCGGGACGTGCGGAGATCGCCATGTTGGCGGTCTACGGTGTGCTGGTCGCCTACGTGTTCGGCTTCCTGATGAACATGTGGTTCTGGCCCTTCACCGCCGGAGCGGACACCCAGCTCTCCTTCCAGGCGGGTGCACCGGTCCTGGAGAACCTGCACCGGTTCGCGGTCTTCACCCTCGTCACCTCCACCTTCGGCTGGGACACCGGCCGTGCCCTGACCAACCTGGCCGCGATCTTGCTGACCGGACCCGCCGTGCTGGCGGTGCTGCGCCGGGCCGCGCACCGCGCCGCCTTCGACGCGCCCGTCGTCTTCGGCGCGTCCACCGGCCGTGCCCCCGCCCCTCCCCCCGAACCGGCCGGTGGTCACACAGCGGCCGACACCGAAGGAGACTCCGTATGA